From a single Nostoc edaphicum CCNP1411 genomic region:
- the guaA gene encoding glutamine-hydrolyzing GMP synthase: MNTAVTLPTEQAPQTLENFGRLDRQLIVILDFGSQYSELIARRIRETQVYSEVLSYRTTSEQLRQLNPKGIILSGGPSSVYGDNAPHCDPEIWNLGIPILGVCYGMQLMVNQLGGEVAKADRGEYGKASLYIDDPTDLLTNVEDGTTMWMSHGDSVIQMPSGFELLAHTENTPCAAIADHERKLYGVQFHPEVVHSLGGIALIRNFVYHICDCEPTWTTAAFVEEAIQEIRARVGEKRVLLALSGGVDSSTLAFLLYKAIGEQLTCVFIDQGFMRKYEPERLVKLFQEQFHIPVEYVNARDRFLARVADITDPEEKRRRIGHEFIAVFEETSKRLGHFDYLAQGTLYPDVIESADTNVDPQTGERVAVKIKSHHNVGGLPKDLRFKLVEPLRKLFKDEVRKVGRSIGLPEEIVQRQPFPGPGLAIRILGEVTSERLNILRDADLIVRQEINQRGMYHDFWQAFAVLLPIRSVGVMGDQRTYAYPIVLRIVTSEDGMTADWARVPYDVLEVISTRIVNEVKGVNRVVYDITSKPPGTIEWE, translated from the coding sequence ATGAATACAGCGGTGACTCTACCAACAGAACAAGCGCCCCAAACATTGGAAAATTTTGGGCGGCTTGATCGCCAATTGATTGTAATTCTGGATTTCGGCTCTCAATATTCTGAGTTGATTGCCCGTCGCATCCGCGAGACTCAAGTATACTCTGAAGTTTTATCCTATCGCACTACTTCTGAACAATTGCGCCAACTCAATCCCAAAGGAATCATCCTCTCCGGTGGGCCGAGTTCGGTTTATGGTGATAACGCTCCCCATTGTGACCCAGAAATCTGGAATTTGGGAATACCCATTTTGGGTGTTTGCTATGGGATGCAGCTGATGGTGAACCAACTCGGTGGCGAAGTAGCAAAGGCCGATCGAGGTGAGTATGGCAAAGCATCATTATATATTGATGATCCCACAGATTTGCTCACCAACGTCGAAGATGGCACCACCATGTGGATGAGTCACGGAGACTCAGTTATCCAAATGCCATCGGGGTTTGAATTGCTGGCACATACAGAAAATACTCCCTGTGCTGCCATTGCTGACCACGAAAGGAAACTTTACGGCGTTCAGTTCCATCCAGAGGTGGTGCATTCTCTTGGCGGGATTGCATTAATCCGTAATTTTGTCTACCATATCTGCGATTGCGAACCCACTTGGACAACAGCGGCTTTTGTCGAAGAAGCAATTCAAGAAATTCGCGCTAGAGTTGGCGAGAAGCGGGTGCTGTTGGCGCTGTCTGGTGGAGTGGATTCTTCTACCCTGGCCTTCTTGCTGTATAAAGCCATTGGTGAACAACTGACTTGCGTGTTTATCGATCAAGGCTTTATGCGAAAGTATGAGCCAGAGCGATTGGTAAAGCTGTTCCAAGAGCAGTTTCACATTCCTGTAGAGTATGTTAATGCCCGCGATCGCTTTTTAGCTAGAGTTGCTGATATCACAGATCCTGAAGAAAAACGCCGCCGCATCGGACACGAATTTATTGCTGTATTTGAGGAAACATCCAAACGTCTTGGTCACTTTGACTATTTGGCTCAAGGGACTCTTTATCCAGATGTTATCGAATCTGCTGACACCAACGTTGATCCCCAAACTGGTGAGCGGGTAGCGGTGAAAATTAAGAGCCATCACAATGTTGGCGGTTTGCCCAAAGACCTAAGATTTAAATTGGTAGAACCACTGCGGAAACTATTTAAAGATGAAGTCCGCAAAGTTGGGCGTTCCATTGGTTTACCAGAAGAAATTGTCCAACGGCAACCTTTTCCTGGGCCTGGTTTGGCAATTCGCATCTTGGGGGAAGTCACATCTGAGCGGTTAAATATTTTGCGTGATGCCGATTTGATTGTCCGGCAAGAAATTAACCAACGCGGTATGTATCATGATTTCTGGCAAGCATTTGCTGTATTGCTGCCAATTCGTAGTGTTGGCGTTATGGGGGATCAACGCACTTACGCTTACCCGATTGTTTTGCGGATTGTGACCAGTGAAGATGGCATGACTGCTGATTGGGCAAGAGTACCTTACGATGTCTTGGA
- the cbiD gene encoding cobalt-precorrin-5B (C(1))-methyltransferase CbiD, with protein MSRSGYTLPVFACAAAVAALHWLNDRQSLTLASVDLIEPAQIAEIPIEQVAGLSESIVLAIARSDPGDNLDLTKNTPIWALVEWREQGDDAVIIKGGEGIGRQLNADDKPAIYAYAQRLLQENLQRMLAPGEKITVTIILPEGRSLAVRTSNSAFGVVEGLSLLGTTGISQPLSTPDQLAVFRAELQNKASRFESLVFCIGENGLDLARKLGINPEQLVKTANWLGPMLVEADVLGVREILLFGYHGKLMKLAGGIFHTHHYLADGRREILAAHCAIAGLKLPDIQAVFNSATAEAALTYLKSLDAATGSDWVNQVYSAIAETIDVRSQEYIQSHSQKGTGTTVCGSILFDRDRKIIVKSKTAGLLMGKLC; from the coding sequence ATGTCCCGTTCTGGATACACACTTCCCGTCTTTGCTTGCGCTGCTGCTGTTGCAGCTTTACACTGGTTAAACGATCGCCAATCCCTAACTTTAGCATCTGTAGATTTAATTGAACCCGCTCAAATCGCAGAAATCCCCATTGAACAGGTCGCAGGACTATCTGAAAGTATAGTTTTGGCGATCGCTCGCAGCGATCCCGGTGATAATCTTGACCTGACTAAAAATACACCGATTTGGGCATTGGTGGAATGGCGAGAACAGGGTGATGATGCAGTAATTATTAAAGGTGGGGAAGGGATTGGTAGGCAATTAAATGCTGATGACAAGCCAGCCATTTATGCTTATGCTCAAAGGCTGTTGCAAGAGAATTTGCAACGAATGCTGGCACCTGGGGAAAAAATCACGGTGACGATTATTCTACCCGAAGGGCGATCGCTAGCTGTTCGGACTTCAAATTCTGCTTTTGGTGTGGTTGAAGGACTTTCGCTTTTAGGCACAACTGGTATTTCTCAACCCTTAAGTACGCCAGATCAGCTTGCAGTTTTTCGGGCGGAATTACAAAATAAAGCCAGTCGTTTTGAGAGTTTAGTATTTTGTATCGGCGAAAATGGCCTAGATTTGGCGCGTAAACTAGGGATTAATCCTGAACAATTGGTCAAAACTGCTAACTGGCTTGGCCCAATGTTAGTAGAAGCTGATGTGCTGGGTGTGAGAGAAATATTATTATTTGGCTATCACGGTAAGCTGATGAAACTGGCAGGAGGGATTTTTCACACTCATCACTACTTGGCTGATGGAAGGCGGGAAATTTTGGCAGCGCACTGTGCGATCGCAGGTTTAAAATTACCAGATATCCAAGCTGTGTTTAATAGTGCTACCGCCGAAGCAGCACTAACATATCTAAAATCGCTAGATGCTGCAACTGGCAGTGATTGGGTAAATCAAGTTTACAGTGCGATCGCCGAAACCATCGATGTTCGTTCCCAAGAATACATCCAAAGCCATAGCCAAAAGGGCACAGGAACTACAGTCTGTGGCTCTATCCTCTTTGATCGCGATCGCAAAATTATTGTGAAGAGTAAAACTGCTGGCCTGTTGATGGGAAAATTATGTTAA